CGAAGCCGCAAGCAGCGCCGCCACGGGTTTCCGCCCCCGCGTGGCCGCGCTATGCTGGCCGGCATGTCCGCGGACGGTTACGAGCTTCTCGACTCCGGCAATGGCCGGAAACTCGAGCGCTTTGGCACCGTGGTGCTCGACCGCCCCGCCGCGCAGGCGCTCTGGCGTCCGTCACGTCCCGCGAGCGTATGGGCCACGGCCGACGCAATCTTTGACCGCACCGACCGCATGGCCTGGACGGTCCGCACCCGACTGCCATCCGAGTGGCGGATTGCGCTCGACGGTCTCCACTTCCGGCTGAGCGCCACGGACTTCGGCCATCTCGGCATCTTTCCGGAACAGCGCCAGATGTGGCAGTGGATCCGACGGTGCATCGGAGAGGCCCGTGCGCGTTCTCCTCATGGCGCGCCGTCACTGCTCAATCTCTTTGCCTACTCCGGCGGCGCGACCCTCGCCGCATTGGCTGCCGGCGCACAGGTGTGCCATGTGGACGCCTCCCGCGGCATGGTCCAGTGGGCGCGCCAAAACGCCGCGCTGAATCAACTGGAGACCGCACCGGTCCGATGGATCGTGGATGACGTGCACAAGTTCCTGCGTCGTGAAGCGCGGCGGGACCGTCGCTATCATGCGATCGTGCTCGACCCACCGACGTTCGGCCGTGGCACAGGTGGCGAGGTGTATAAGATCGAACGCGATTTGATGACAACGCTGGACCTCTGCTGCGCCGTACTCGCGGCCCGCCCGCTCTTCGTGCTGCTTTCCGCGCACACGCCGGGGTTGACGCCCATCGGGCTGGCGAACGCGCTCCGCCAAGCGTTGAAGGAGCTGGATGGAGTCATCGCGTGCGGCGAGTTGACATTGACCGGTCAGGAGGGCGTGCCGCCGTTGCCCAGCGGCGCATGGGCCCGCTGGACACCCCGGGAGGCCCGAGCGTGAAAGAGCTGTGCCTCCGGGTGGGGAGGGAGGGCCGCCAGTTGCTGCAAGCTGCGGCCGCCCTGGCCCGTGAGCGCCCC
Above is a window of Kiritimatiellia bacterium DNA encoding:
- a CDS encoding class I SAM-dependent methyltransferase, producing MSADGYELLDSGNGRKLERFGTVVLDRPAAQALWRPSRPASVWATADAIFDRTDRMAWTVRTRLPSEWRIALDGLHFRLSATDFGHLGIFPEQRQMWQWIRRCIGEARARSPHGAPSLLNLFAYSGGATLAALAAGAQVCHVDASRGMVQWARQNAALNQLETAPVRWIVDDVHKFLRREARRDRRYHAIVLDPPTFGRGTGGEVYKIERDLMTTLDLCCAVLAARPLFVLLSAHTPGLTPIGLANALRQALKELDGVIACGELTLTGQEGVPPLPSGAWARWTPREARA